The following are encoded in a window of Cucurbita pepo subsp. pepo cultivar mu-cu-16 chromosome LG12, ASM280686v2, whole genome shotgun sequence genomic DNA:
- the LOC111806355 gene encoding adenylate isopentenyltransferase 3, chloroplastic-like: MNVSTMFMSKEIITQPLINLPPRRINSNPFFNLPKLGKEKVVIVIGATGTGKSRLSIDIATRYSMEVINSDKMQVYDGLDIVTNKVTKREQRGVPHHLLGVIDPFCDFSATDFSDMTMLSLDSICSRGRLPIIAGGSNSYIETLVDSNFQSRYECCFLWVDVSIPVLQSFVSDRVDKMVAKGMVDEAEKFFDPARDYSRGIKRAIGVPEFDSYFRYKSFLDEETREKLLQESISKVKEHTCKLALRQLGKIQRLINIKEWNIHRLDATEAFTKRGKEAEEAWNKLVTARSTTIIDQFLHPKIVTVKTQKNLASLPGPGVPPKKSAAIAAATP; the protein is encoded by the coding sequence ATGAATGTGTCCACCATGTTCATGAGCAAAGAGATTATCACTCAACCATTGATAAATCTTCCTCCTAGAAGAATAAACTCTAACCCGTTCTTCAATCTCCCCAAGCTCGGAAAAGAGAAGGTGGTGATCGTGATCGGCGCTACTGGCACGGGTAAGTCTCGGTTGTCGATCGACATTGCTACCCGATACTCGATGGAAGTTATAAACTCTGATAAAATGCAAGTTTACGATGGGCTAGATATAGTAACAAATAAGGTCACGAAGAGAGAACAACGTGGTGTACCGCATCACTTGCTTGGAGTTATTGATCCCTTTTGTGACTTCTCGGCAACTGACTTCTCTGATATGACTATGTTATCTTTGGATTCTATTTGTAGCCGTGGTCGGCTCCCGATTATCGCTGGTGGCTCGAATTCTTATATTGAAACCTTAGTTGACTCGAACTTTCAGTCGAGATATGAATGTTGCTTTCTTTGGGTAGATGTGTCAATACCTGTATTGCAATCCTTTGTATCTGATAGGGTAGACAAAATGGTAGCTAAGGGAATGGTTGACGAGGCTGAAAAATTCTTTGATCCCGCTAGAGATTATTCTCGAGGGATCAAAAGGGCAATTGGGGTTCCCGAATTCGACTCCTATTTTCGATACAAATCGTTTTTAGACGAGGAAACTCGAGAGAAACTCTTACAAGAATCCATATCAAAAGTGAAGGAGCACACGTGCAAGCTAGCATTGAGGCAATTGGGAAAGATCCAACGACTGATAAATATCAAGGAATGGAACATACACAGACTCGATGCTACAGAAGCCTTTACAAAGCGAGGaaaagaagcagaagaagcaTGGAACAAGCTCGTCACTGCACGAAGCACAACGATTATCGACCAATTTCTTCATCCGAAGATCGTCACCGTCAAAACCCAGAAGAATTTAGCATCCCTCCCCGGCCCCGGCGTGCCACCGAAGAAAAGTGCAGCCATTGCAGCTGCTACTCCTTGA